In the Streptomyces formicae genome, one interval contains:
- a CDS encoding thioester reductase domain-containing protein has translation MGDVSNEDPAAHRPAEPGPRAIGRRTTGESIERGGGRLGVADLLAKVGAATRGPVTGDRVTEGPATEGRVTEGTAATDPVDSAATAPGSPPAPPRDAEALAHAIASIAARFLPGVPMGPDTDFFDAGGTSVDAVELVAALAREVDLDVTLDDVFADARPRRLAERTLPYAPEAGSGFLPVLATRAADPARSGAPDEDLDLVLADLARADALPWARRPEPAAPRRILLTGATGFLGGHMLLDLLRHSDAHVVCLVRAADEEAGLKRLGAALTGFALPWSAEIRRRVTVLPGDLRKPRLGLTDDQWGALADEVDSVVGVGAAVDFLRGYASLRQSNVAGPLTLAELAATGRPKPLHHISSIAVFNEVGIESMGEDDPVAHIDALAAGYDKSKWAAEAALRRAREHGLVVTLLRPGGIGGHTRTGANNPQDLSSGMMSAFSRFRTVPGFRYINAAPVDWVSRIAVAVVCEPSAWGYNYNLTGVPSDLSDVVRDMKFAGMNVRVQDWDEWRQDVVRRLKDDPVPELDFLARVLASPTARKLCEATLTGPAVTGERTEAFIAEWKLPPAARYGMREQTEAFERLARDGLARLPDRSDPPYLWFPETMEGALGPVGGSADSRCTLALTLSIASMYQLVRERRVDVRGELSCPLLHPAPLVVEHGDVWVRPEEGIPLEHGMRHPLLRYRLRLRDADGREWWLEGRKFARARRDLWRQTRALSVRLGRVDQPATLAGEVVVPSDSYVRDQVDGIRVDPRLSGQEKRVAKLTWLAWFGLEIGRGLLGPFARVGADLLDLRGTTTPTERTR, from the coding sequence ATGGGGGACGTGAGCAACGAGGATCCGGCAGCGCACCGACCGGCCGAGCCCGGGCCGCGTGCGATCGGGCGGCGTACGACCGGCGAGTCCATCGAGCGGGGCGGCGGGCGTCTGGGCGTGGCCGACCTGTTGGCCAAGGTCGGCGCGGCGACCAGGGGCCCGGTGACCGGGGACCGGGTGACCGAGGGCCCGGCGACCGAGGGCCGGGTGACAGAGGGCACGGCGGCCACCGATCCGGTGGATTCCGCCGCCACCGCACCGGGCTCCCCACCCGCCCCTCCCCGCGACGCGGAAGCCCTCGCCCACGCCATCGCCTCCATCGCCGCCCGCTTCCTGCCGGGCGTACCCATGGGGCCCGACACGGACTTCTTCGACGCGGGCGGCACGTCCGTCGACGCGGTGGAGCTCGTCGCCGCGCTCGCCCGCGAGGTGGATCTGGACGTCACCCTGGACGACGTGTTCGCCGACGCCAGGCCGCGCAGGCTCGCCGAGCGGACCCTCCCGTACGCTCCGGAAGCGGGCTCCGGCTTCCTGCCGGTGCTCGCCACCCGGGCAGCGGATCCCGCGCGATCCGGCGCTCCCGACGAAGACCTCGACCTCGTCCTCGCCGACCTCGCCCGCGCCGACGCCCTGCCCTGGGCACGCCGCCCCGAGCCCGCCGCGCCGCGCCGGATCCTGCTGACCGGAGCGACCGGTTTCCTCGGCGGGCACATGCTGCTCGACCTGCTGCGGCACAGCGACGCGCACGTGGTGTGCCTGGTGCGCGCGGCCGACGAGGAGGCGGGGCTGAAGCGGCTCGGCGCCGCGCTGACCGGGTTCGCGCTGCCGTGGTCCGCGGAGATCCGCAGGCGCGTGACCGTCCTGCCGGGCGATCTGCGCAAGCCGCGGCTCGGGCTGACGGACGATCAGTGGGGCGCGCTGGCCGACGAGGTGGACTCCGTCGTCGGGGTGGGCGCCGCCGTGGACTTCCTGCGCGGCTACGCGTCGCTGCGGCAGAGCAATGTGGCGGGACCGCTCACCCTCGCCGAACTGGCCGCGACGGGACGGCCCAAGCCCCTGCACCACATCTCCTCGATCGCGGTCTTCAACGAGGTCGGCATCGAGTCGATGGGCGAGGACGACCCCGTCGCGCACATCGACGCCCTTGCCGCCGGGTACGACAAGTCGAAGTGGGCCGCCGAGGCCGCGCTGCGCAGGGCCCGCGAACACGGACTCGTGGTCACCCTGCTGCGCCCCGGCGGCATCGGCGGGCACACCAGGACCGGCGCCAACAACCCGCAGGACCTCAGCAGCGGCATGATGTCGGCGTTCAGCCGCTTCCGTACGGTGCCGGGCTTCCGCTACATCAACGCGGCCCCGGTGGACTGGGTGAGCCGGATCGCGGTGGCCGTGGTGTGCGAGCCGAGCGCCTGGGGCTACAACTACAACCTGACGGGCGTGCCGAGCGACCTGTCGGACGTGGTGCGCGACATGAAGTTCGCCGGCATGAACGTCCGCGTCCAGGACTGGGACGAGTGGCGGCAGGACGTCGTACGCCGCCTGAAGGACGATCCCGTGCCCGAACTCGACTTCCTCGCACGGGTGTTGGCGAGCCCGACCGCGAGGAAGCTCTGCGAGGCGACCCTGACGGGTCCCGCGGTGACCGGCGAGCGCACCGAGGCGTTCATCGCCGAGTGGAAGCTGCCGCCCGCCGCGCGGTACGGCATGCGGGAGCAGACCGAGGCGTTCGAGCGGCTCGCGCGGGACGGCCTGGCCCGGCTGCCCGACCGGTCCGACCCGCCCTACCTGTGGTTCCCCGAGACGATGGAGGGGGCGCTCGGACCGGTCGGCGGGAGCGCCGACAGCAGGTGCACCCTGGCGCTCACCCTGTCGATCGCGAGCATGTACCAACTGGTGCGCGAGCGCCGCGTGGACGTCAGGGGCGAGCTCTCCTGCCCGCTGCTGCACCCGGCGCCCCTCGTGGTGGAGCACGGCGACGTGTGGGTCCGCCCCGAGGAGGGCATCCCGCTGGAGCACGGCATGCGCCACCCGCTGCTGCGCTACCGGCTGCGCCTGCGCGACGCCGACGGGCGCGAATGGTGGCTGGAGGGACGGAAGTTCGCCAGGGCGCGGCGTGACCTGTGGCGCCAGACACGCGCGCTGAGCGTACGGCTCGGACGAGTCGACCAGCCCGCGACGCTGGCCGGTGAGGTCGTGGTGCCCTCCGACAGCTACGTGCGCGACCAGGTCGACGGCATCCGGGTCGACCCGCGCCTTTCGGGCCAGGAGAAGCGCGTCGCCAAACTGACCTGGCTCGCCTGGTTCGGCCTGGAGATCGGCCGCGGACTGCTCGGCCCGTTCGCCCGCGTCGGCGCCGACCTGCTCGACCTGCGCGGGACCACGACACCGACGGAGCGCACCCGATGA
- a CDS encoding alpha/beta hydrolase: MTTRRTTTRRPTPRRTATLRPLYARLDGATVEEIPFHAGDGTRIGLTRVSRGHQDRPAVLLLHGHTASSDMFVQPETRNLVEALLDEGYEPWLLDWRGSCRLPYNETGRRYTYDDVALYDIPAAVSYIRQRLDGRPLFAVAHCIGALSLSMSMTAGLVPGLAGVVAQGVFLTPKLAGRTSLKMTVAGELFRSRFDHIPVDFRKVGFRSRYTALFALASRGADCPDPTCQILCNSAWGVGASLYVHDNLSDATHDRLAELLGPAPLWILPHLRRVSLARSVVRWNQDDHRYRALPENALDAAGRIDCPVLLISGSENGMWLDSQKLCHEVLASRQPQLDVRYAEIPGYGHFDAFVGRGAALDVFGHILEFLGERV, encoded by the coding sequence ATGACCACCCGACGCACCACCACCCGGCGACCCACCCCGAGGCGCACCGCCACCCTGCGGCCGCTGTACGCACGTCTCGACGGCGCCACCGTCGAGGAGATCCCCTTCCACGCGGGCGACGGCACCCGCATCGGCCTCACCCGCGTCAGCAGGGGCCATCAGGATCGCCCCGCGGTGCTCCTGCTGCACGGGCACACCGCCTCGTCCGACATGTTCGTGCAGCCCGAGACCCGCAACCTCGTCGAGGCGCTGCTCGACGAGGGGTACGAACCGTGGCTGCTCGACTGGCGGGGAAGCTGCCGCCTGCCGTACAACGAGACCGGCCGCCGGTACACGTACGACGACGTCGCCCTGTACGACATCCCCGCCGCCGTGTCGTACATCAGACAACGCCTCGACGGGCGGCCGCTGTTCGCGGTGGCGCACTGCATCGGCGCGCTCTCCCTGTCGATGAGCATGACCGCGGGCCTGGTGCCGGGCCTCGCGGGCGTCGTCGCGCAGGGCGTGTTCCTGACGCCCAAGCTCGCCGGGCGCACGTCGCTGAAGATGACCGTGGCCGGTGAGCTGTTCCGCTCCCGCTTCGACCACATCCCGGTGGACTTCCGCAAGGTCGGCTTCCGGTCGCGGTACACCGCGCTGTTCGCCCTCGCCTCCCGAGGTGCGGACTGCCCCGACCCCACCTGCCAGATCCTGTGCAACTCGGCCTGGGGCGTGGGCGCTTCGCTCTACGTGCACGACAACCTGTCGGACGCCACCCACGACCGCCTCGCCGAGCTGCTCGGCCCCGCGCCGCTGTGGATCCTGCCGCACCTGCGCCGCGTCAGCCTGGCCCGCAGCGTGGTGCGCTGGAACCAGGACGACCACCGCTACCGCGCGCTCCCGGAGAACGCCCTGGACGCGGCGGGCAGGATCGACTGCCCGGTGCTGCTGATCTCCGGCAGCGAGAACGGGATGTGGCTGGACTCGCAGAAGCTCTGCCACGAGGTACTCGCCTCCCGGCAGCCGCAGTTGGACGTGCGGTACGCGGAGATCCCCGGGTACGGCCACTTCGACGCCTTCGTCGGCAGGGGCGCCGCGCTCGACGTGTTCGGGCACATCCTGGAGTTCCTCGGCGAGCGGGTGTGA
- a CDS encoding alpha/beta fold hydrolase gives MDPTAAVVSTTLNTVSRVSGRLAGTGAYALFHMPLARSKMRSSERELFEAAHLGRVRVNGKSAVTYRWGTGERPVLLVHGWQSRGSRFSDFISGLLDRGYSVVTFDAPGHGDGTGRSTTIIEYQKILTELHDQYGTFEALIAHSLGALGSFHALTKGVEAERIVAISGVCDFEYLVDEYVSELKLRPSLKDELLVRIGKDLFPGVPADRMPFSVRYATEVITAPVLVVHDEDDARIGVGQGRAIAAAFGDRARLVTTQGLGHRKILGDPEVVRAVLDFVEHGPGASDRPEDRADAVPAVD, from the coding sequence ATGGACCCCACCGCGGCAGTTGTGAGTACGACCCTCAACACCGTCTCCCGCGTCTCGGGGCGGCTCGCGGGCACCGGCGCCTACGCCCTGTTCCACATGCCGCTGGCCCGCAGCAAGATGCGCTCGTCGGAGCGCGAGCTGTTCGAGGCGGCGCACCTCGGGCGCGTCCGCGTCAACGGCAAGTCCGCGGTGACCTACCGGTGGGGCACCGGGGAGCGCCCCGTCCTGCTCGTGCACGGCTGGCAGTCGCGCGGCTCGCGCTTCAGCGACTTCATCTCCGGCCTGCTCGACCGGGGCTACAGCGTCGTCACCTTCGACGCGCCGGGACACGGCGACGGCACGGGCCGCAGCACCACCATCATCGAATACCAGAAGATCCTCACCGAACTCCACGACCAGTACGGCACGTTCGAGGCCCTCATCGCGCACTCCCTCGGCGCGCTCGGCTCGTTCCACGCGCTCACCAAGGGCGTGGAGGCGGAGCGGATCGTGGCCATCAGCGGGGTCTGCGACTTCGAGTACCTGGTCGACGAGTACGTCTCCGAGCTCAAGCTCCGCCCGTCCCTGAAGGACGAGTTGCTCGTCCGGATCGGCAAGGACCTCTTCCCCGGCGTGCCCGCCGACCGCATGCCGTTCTCCGTCAGGTACGCCACCGAGGTCATCACGGCACCGGTCCTCGTGGTGCACGACGAGGACGACGCCCGGATCGGGGTCGGGCAGGGGCGGGCGATCGCCGCGGCCTTCGGCGACCGGGCGCGGCTGGTCACCACCCAGGGGCTCGGGCACCGCAAGATCCTCGGCGACCCCGAAGTGGTGCGCGCCGTACTGGACTTCGTGGAGCACGGGCCCGGCGCGAGCGACCGTCCCGAGGACCGGGCCGACGCGGTCCCCGCGGTGGACTGA
- a CDS encoding TIGR03842 family LLM class F420-dependent oxidoreductase — protein MDFGLVLQTDPPASAVVGLMRRAERNGFRYGWTFDSAVLWQEPFVIYSRILEHTERLIVGPMVTNPGTRTWEVTASTFATLNDMYGNRTVCGIGRGDSAMRVAGRKPNTLARLGEAIDVIRDLGEGRSADVGGQTLRLPWVREGKLPVWMAAYGPKALALAGQKADGFILQLADPYLTEWMVKAVRDAAAEAGRDPAAVKICVAAPAYVGDDLAHAREQCRWFGGMVGNHVADLVAKYGEHSSMVPEALTEYIKAREGYDYSHHGRTGNPDTAFVPDEIVDRFCLVGPVEAHIERLRELRDLGVDQFALYAMHDAREGVIDAYGTHVVPAFA, from the coding sequence GTGGATTTCGGACTTGTGCTGCAGACCGACCCGCCCGCTTCCGCGGTCGTCGGACTCATGCGACGCGCGGAACGCAACGGCTTCCGCTACGGCTGGACGTTCGACTCCGCGGTGCTCTGGCAGGAGCCGTTCGTCATCTACAGCCGCATCCTCGAACACACCGAGCGGCTGATCGTGGGCCCCATGGTCACCAATCCCGGGACCAGGACCTGGGAAGTCACCGCGTCCACCTTCGCCACCCTCAACGACATGTACGGCAACCGCACCGTCTGCGGCATCGGGCGCGGCGACTCCGCGATGCGCGTGGCCGGGCGCAAGCCCAACACCCTGGCCCGGCTCGGCGAGGCCATCGACGTCATCCGCGACCTCGGCGAGGGGCGCTCGGCGGACGTCGGCGGGCAGACGCTGCGGCTGCCGTGGGTGCGCGAGGGGAAGCTGCCGGTGTGGATGGCGGCGTACGGACCCAAGGCGCTGGCGCTCGCCGGGCAGAAGGCCGACGGGTTCATCCTGCAGCTCGCCGACCCCTACCTCACCGAGTGGATGGTCAAGGCCGTGCGGGACGCGGCGGCCGAGGCGGGGCGCGATCCGGCCGCCGTGAAGATCTGTGTCGCCGCGCCCGCCTACGTCGGCGACGACCTCGCGCACGCCCGCGAGCAGTGCCGCTGGTTCGGCGGCATGGTCGGCAACCACGTCGCCGACCTCGTCGCCAAGTACGGCGAGCACTCCTCGATGGTGCCCGAGGCCCTCACCGAGTACATCAAGGCCCGCGAGGGCTACGACTACAGCCACCACGGACGGACGGGCAACCCCGACACCGCCTTCGTGCCCGACGAGATCGTCGACCGGTTCTGCCTGGTCGGACCCGTCGAGGCGCACATCGAACGGCTGCGGGAGCTGCGGGACCTGGGGGTCGACCAGTTCGCGCTGTACGCCATGCACGACGCGCGGGAGGGCGTCATCGACGCGTACGGCACGCACGTCGTCCCCGCGTTCGCCTGA
- a CDS encoding class I SAM-dependent methyltransferase, with protein MKTSTGPSTTSTGANARQEEIWNGPLGHHWAEQQDRYDAMTSALNDHLFEAAAIRNGDRVLDIGCGAGTVTRMAARLAGLGHAVGVDISAPLLERARSRAKAERVRNVAFERADAQTHPFPVAGYDVAISRGGVMFFADHAAAFDNIARGLIPGGRLVFVCPQPAGSGAEESRTLGLLSKLLGEGEEGGGEQGGKQGGRTSAGHSTDTSAAHTAMASLSDPDHIRASLASYDDVTVTPLPVETHWGRTPADAVDFLLSRTPGRTVTPATRTALEDALLPHATPAGVRMKAAVWLVTALRPHS; from the coding sequence ATGAAGACCAGCACTGGCCCCAGCACCACCAGCACCGGCGCCAACGCCCGTCAGGAAGAGATCTGGAACGGTCCGCTCGGCCACCACTGGGCCGAACAGCAGGACCGCTACGACGCGATGACCTCCGCCCTCAACGACCACCTCTTCGAGGCCGCGGCCATCCGCAACGGCGACCGCGTCCTGGACATCGGCTGCGGCGCGGGCACGGTCACGCGCATGGCCGCCCGGCTCGCCGGGCTCGGTCACGCGGTCGGCGTCGACATCTCGGCGCCGCTCCTGGAGCGCGCCAGGTCCAGGGCGAAGGCCGAGCGCGTCAGGAACGTCGCGTTCGAACGCGCCGACGCGCAGACGCACCCCTTTCCCGTCGCCGGGTACGACGTGGCGATCAGCCGGGGCGGCGTGATGTTCTTCGCCGATCACGCCGCCGCCTTCGACAACATCGCCCGCGGGTTGATCCCCGGCGGCCGCCTCGTCTTCGTCTGTCCGCAGCCCGCGGGTTCCGGCGCCGAGGAGTCCCGGACGCTCGGCCTCCTCTCGAAGCTGCTCGGCGAAGGGGAGGAGGGAGGGGGAGAGCAAGGGGGAAAGCAAGGGGGCCGCACGAGCGCAGGCCACAGCACCGACACCTCCGCCGCCCACACCGCCATGGCCTCCCTCTCCGACCCCGACCACATCCGCGCGTCCCTGGCCTCCTACGACGACGTGACCGTGACCCCGCTGCCCGTCGAGACCCACTGGGGCCGGACCCCCGCCGACGCGGTCGACTTCCTCCTGTCCCGCACCCCGGGCCGCACCGTCACCCCCGCCACGCGCACCGCCCTGGAGGACGCGCTGCTCCCCCACGCGACCCCGGCGGGCGTGCGGATGAAGGCCGCGGTGTGGCTGGTGACGGCCCTGCGTCCGCACTCCTGA